A genomic segment from Thermus neutrinimicus encodes:
- a CDS encoding DUF2442 domain-containing protein — protein MVVEVVEARPLEVLKLRLRFSDGKEGVVDLSALELPGLLSRLRDPGFFAQVRVDPELGAPVWPGGLDLDPLVLYAQALGTGLPLPAEASGA, from the coding sequence ATGGTGGTGGAAGTGGTGGAGGCCAGGCCCCTGGAGGTCTTAAAGCTCCGGCTCCGCTTCTCGGACGGGAAGGAGGGGGTGGTGGACCTTTCGGCCCTGGAGCTTCCCGGGCTCCTCTCCCGCCTCCGGGATCCCGGCTTCTTCGCCCAGGTGCGGGTGGACCCGGAGCTCGGGGCCCCGGTCTGGCCCGGGGGGCTGGACCTGGACCCCCTGGTGCTCTACGCCCAGGCCCTAGGCACCGGGCTTCCCCTGCCGGCGGAGGCCTCGGGGGCCTAG